The genomic stretch TTCGACTTCTGGGGCATTTTTACTCAACGGGGATAACACCGTGCGGCTCTGGGATATTGCGAGCGGCAAAGAGCTAACCGTATTCAAAGGACATGAAAAGCATGTCAACAGCGTGACCTTCAGTCCGGACGGGAAAATTCTGGCCTCCGCTTCTGGGGATAACACCGTGCGGCTCTGGCACATTGAAACCGGAAAAGAAAAAACCGTATTAAAAGGACATGAAAACAATGTCACTAGCGTGGCATTCAGCCCGAACGGAAAAACTCTGGTCTCCGCTTCTTGGGATGACACCGTGCGGATGTGGGACATCGAAACCGGAAAAAAGAAAACCGTATTCAAAGGACATAAGTCCTATGTCTTGAGCGTGGCCTTCAGTCCTGACGGAAAAATTCTGGCTTCCGCTTCCTATGATAAAACCGTGCGGCTGTGGAATATTGAAACCGGCAAAGAGCTCAACGTCTTCAAAGGACATGAAGACTGGGTCACCAGCGTGGCATTCAGTCCGGACGGAAAAACTCTAGCCTCCGCTTCCGATGACTACACCGTTCGACTGTGGGACATTGAAACAGGAAAAGAGAAAATCGTATTCAAAGGACATGAGTACGCTTTCAGTCTGGATGGAAAAACTCTGGCTTACTATTCTGGGAGCAACACCGTTCGACTGTGGGACATTGAAACAGGAAAAGAAAAAATCGTATTCAAAGGACATCAGTACTCTGTCCAATGTATGGCATTCAGTCCAGACGGAAAAACTATGGCTTTAGTTTCCTATGATCAGACTGTGCGGCTATGGGACATTGAAACAGGAAAAGAGAAAATCGTATTCAAAGGACATGGGGGCTGGGGTAGCAGCGTGACCTTCAGTCCTGATGGAAAAACTTTGGCTTCCTACTCTGAGGTGGGATGCAACGAGAATCAAACCGTTCTGCTGTGGGACATTGAAACAGGAAAAGAAAAAACTGTGTTCAAAGGACATGAGAGCTGTGTCACCAGCGTGGCATTCAGTCCGGACGGAAGAACTGTGGCCTCTGCTTCTAAAGATGATACTGTTCGGCTGTGGGACATTGAAACAGGAAAAGAGAAAATCGTATTCAAAGGACATGAGAGCTGGGTCACCAGCGTGGCATTCAGTCCTGATGGCAAGACGCTGGCTTCCGCTTCCTATGATAAAACCGTGCGGCTGTGGAATGAAGATATGAATCTCTATCCCCTGTTTCTGGATAAAGGAAAAGCCACCTCCTTATACCGTAGCTTCATAGAAGGAATACAATTTCTCTGGCAGGTCAAATTGGACGGCCTTGAGTTTGTACCGGCAGAGTATAAACGTACGCGTACCCTCTATGCCCAGGACGGCTACAACTTTGTCTGTGACCCAAAATTTCTGCCCCTACTTCCGCCCCCACCCCCCAACCAAAGCAAATTCGATCAAGTGCTGGAGTGGGCAAAAAAGCAGCAGGAAAAGTAAAGCATTCAACTGCTGGTATATCCCTTTGACATATCCCAAATCAACTGTACAATATACTTGATACCCCCACCCAACATCACCAGTATCCCCTCCAAATACATTTAAGAGGTGCCCCATGAATTGCGCTCGAACCAAAATATTTAAAAGCAACAGAAGCCAGGCAGTCCGCCTGCCAAAGTCTGTTGCTTTTCCCGAATCAATTAAAGATGTTGAGATTATAGCTATCGGCAACAAACGTATAATTGCTCCGGCAGATCAATCCTGGGACGACTGGTTTGATGCACCGGGAGTTTCCGACGATTTCATGGAACAAGGACGGGAACAGCCCGATGATCAAATCCGGGAAACCCTGTAATGCTGAAGTATATGCTGGACACCAATATCGTTATGTATGCGATGAAAAATCGTCCGCAACAGATCCGGAGCTGTTTTAAAAAACATCAGGGACAAATGTGTATTTCCACCGTCACCCTTGGCGAGCTGATTTTCGGAGCAGAGCGTTCTCAGCAGGTGGAACGCAACCTTGTGGATATTGAAGCAATGGTCGCCCGGATGGAGGTGCTCCCCTTGGACAATCAAGCCACCTACCATTTCGGCCAGATACGGTCGGAGCTGTGTCGAATCGGTCAGCCCATAGGACCGTATGACATGATGATTGCCGGTCATGCCCGATCATCGGGACTCATCCTGGTGGCCAATAATATCAAGGTATTTGAACGTGTTCCTGGACTACGCCTTGAGAACTGGGTTAAGTCGGATTGCTGAAAATACCTTTCGCGAAAGGCTCCCCCCGGCCAAAGCAAATTCGACCAAGTGCTGGAATGGGCCGAGAAGCAGCAGGAGAAATAGAAGCATTGCGGCCCCCCTCTATAGCTTCCTTGCGTCCTGATTGATCACGCTGTATCCTGTAACTAAGTGCTCTATAACAATCCGAAGGAAACAAGGCGCAAAACACAACACACGATCTGCAAATCAAAGGAGAGGGCTGCACAATGGCTCGAACACGTTCAATCCTGACTGATGTCAGTGCCGGAATATCAGAACTGAAAAAAAATCCTATGGCTGTCCTGCAACAGGGCCACGGTGCCCCGGTTGTTATCCTCAATCACGACGAACCCGCATTCTATGCAGTTCCTGCCGAGATGTATGAACGGCTGATGGACAGATTGGATGACATTGAACTTACCGAAATTGTCCGGGAGCGGGAAGGTCAACCCGAAATTAAGGTGGATATTGATGCTTGGTTTGATGCACCGGGAGTTTCCGACAATTTCATAGAGCAAGGGCGGGAGCAGCCCGATGATCAGATAGGGCCGTATGTTTAACAGGGCGGTACGAAGTTTAAGCCCTCACTTCAAAACACAAAAGGCCACCCCCGTAAAACGAGAGCGGCCTTTCCATCTTCAAGATCAAAAAATCAAATCTACGAAGAAAACTCCTGCACAGTCTTCACACCCACTTCCTGCTCAGCCGTGGCGATAATAGCCTGGGCCATAGAAACCGCTCCGCTGACCGTCGTGGTGTACGGGATATGATAATCCAGAGCAGCCCGGCGGATGAGGTAGGAATCCTCGGTGGTCCTGTTACCGGATGAGGTATTGATGATCCACTGCACCTGTCCGTCCTTGATCTTATCAAGGATATGCGGGCGGCCCTGAGAGAT from Candidatus Electrothrix communis encodes the following:
- the vapB gene encoding type II toxin-antitoxin system VapB family antitoxin, encoding MNCARTKIFKSNRSQAVRLPKSVAFPESIKDVEIIAIGNKRIIAPADQSWDDWFDAPGVSDDFMEQGREQPDDQIRETL
- the vapC gene encoding tRNA(fMet)-specific endonuclease VapC — protein: MLKYMLDTNIVMYAMKNRPQQIRSCFKKHQGQMCISTVTLGELIFGAERSQQVERNLVDIEAMVARMEVLPLDNQATYHFGQIRSELCRIGQPIGPYDMMIAGHARSSGLILVANNIKVFERVPGLRLENWVKSDC
- a CDS encoding type II toxin-antitoxin system Phd/YefM family antitoxin, whose amino-acid sequence is MARTRSILTDVSAGISELKKNPMAVLQQGHGAPVVILNHDEPAFYAVPAEMYERLMDRLDDIELTEIVREREGQPEIKVDIDAWFDAPGVSDNFIEQGREQPDDQIGPYV